aatcaaataaataacaaataaagcaAATATACCCAACAATACGTATAAGATATAAAACCTTCACATCTGCAATGTTACATCTGCATAACTAATATATTAGAGAATCTGTCCTAAATAATGCATTTCCCAGTCGTTTTATCAGCAAAACATCAGAGAGCTGTGTTTATCCCCTTCTGGTGACGTAAGAGGAAACGCTGCTAATTCATTTATccatatttattcatattatggttgtatatatttattattattattatttgattttattatatgaataactgtgtttttaaaatatatttaaagctgTCAATGAAAATAATGATAAAGGTGTATTTCCGGTCATAGTGCATGATGGGAAATTGTGTCCCACGTTGTATTGTCCAATTTCTCCTTCGAAAAGTAAACCCTAAAGTTCCAGTTCAGCGTTATACTTTTCTTTAAATGAAACGTCAGTTTTGGGTTTAATCTGAATTATATTGACTTCGTTCATGTGCTCTTGTGCAGACAGTTAAAGGAAGATGGCAGCGTGCGTAATACGTCGGTGTTTATGGTCCACCGCCAGTAAATATAACTCTAAATATAAGAAATGCTCCCACAGAATACTGAGTGCAATTGATTTCAGCAGCGGATTAGATGCTAAAAGACCCCAGTCGTTGTGTTCATCTTGCGGGCTGTCCAGTTTTCCACAGACGAGGTTCATGTCATCACGGTAAGTGCTAAAAAACTGAAGTGAAATGTCCTACTGTTACATAACTGCCCAGAATTGTAGTTTCAGCCAACTATTCTAACTTGCAAATAACATTTCCAGTGTATCTATGAAATCGCTAGTATGTTGAAGACTTTAACATCAGCTGCCAGGTCTTTTAATCTGTAGTTGAAATGATGCACATGCTCGTAGAGCTGCAACGCTACTGCCATACTGCTTCATTGCAGAGTGACACGACTGTGTCTGCACTTAATTTTTACGTATGTTTTGACGCCTAATATATAGATTTTAGACTACTGTTGAGTTGTTTTAAATGTCAATGGCCTAAAAACTGTATCTTCTACATGGGACAGATAACAGTGCACAAAACGAGGCCTACAAACACGAGGGACGAACCTCAGCCTTGCTTTAAACCCCCAAAGCCACTCTTGATTACATAAGTGTCAGTGTGGTCTGAGCCTACAGACAGTAAACAAGTCCTATTCCTATGGTCAGATCACATGGTTGACAATTCGTCCTGCTCTTGAACTGAGATTTTAAATTCAGTCTGAGCTGTCCAAACCTGTCTCTTTTTTTGTAGATGTGTGCAATGTTCAGACGTGTTGACTACACATTAGCTGAGATTGGGTTTGGGTTGGGTCAATAATCTATTGTAAATGTAGAATATTTtacagatgcatttttttttcctaTTCTTTTCTCTTGCATAATTATTTGGCAGAAACAGACCAGAAGGGAAAATACTGGAACCTGTTGGAGTGTTTGAAGCCCTGAAGCAACATGGCAAATATGAAACAGGCCAGGTCAGAGAGAGTGATCATTTTAATTCAGAACTATTTCTGATTCCATTGCTGTGGACATTCTAACTTGTTTCACCTGTTTATCATGACATCCACAGCTTTTCCTGCACAGTGTATTTGGTTACAGAGGAATAGTGTTGTTCCCCTGGCATGCTCGACTCTATGATAGAGACGTGAGCCCTGCTGCACCTGAGAGGTATGCATTACAGCTCTGCAGGCTTACACCTGATAAAGTTGCTTTAGTTTGCATCGCAACTGAATGCTTCTGTTTGTACTATTCCAGCAAGCCAGACTCTGTGGGccatgggtccaaagaggtgaaGGGGAAAATGCATACGTACTACCAGGTCCTCATCGACACCAGAGACTGTCCACATATAGTAAGTGTCATCAAACTACTAAGTACTCTGCCCTTTTTTCAGTGGCAAAAATGGTCCACATTTACCTGAATTACCCCTTAATAGTGTATCGTTTTTTTATGTTACTTTAACTGCTTAAATAATAGCATTCCGTGTGTTctatgtctgtgcatgtttagCTTGGATGACTTGCTCATGTTGGCACAGTCTTgagttcattatttacatttctgtgttttgtgtAACTTTTAGTCTCAGCGGTCTCAGACCGAAGCTGTTACGTTCCTGGCCAATCATGATGACAGCAGGGCCCTGTATGCTATTCCAGGTACAAACAAGATACTGTAAACAGCCAGCCATTCCATTATAAAGAGAGCTGCCCATTGTATTTGACGGTTAGCTGCTGGTTACTTAGGTCCTTGTCTGCTTGTCTCTCTTAGGTCTGGATTATGTCAGTCATGAAGACATCCTGCCTTATAACTCCACTGAGCAAGTTCCTATCCAGCATGAACTGTTTGAACGCTTCCTCGTGTTCAACCCCTCCAAAAGTAAACATTTGTCAAATTACTCTTTCAACAGTATTCAAACTACTACTACCCCTGATAAAAAGTTTCTGATATTCTATTCTCTTAGATCCCCTTTTCACTGCAAGAGATACACTAAGGGCCTGGCAGGAGAAGAACCATCCCTGGCTGGAGCTCTCAGATGTACACCGAGAAACCACAGAGAATACCCGTGTCACTGTGATCCCCTTCTACATGGGCATGAGAGTAAGCGGAGCAATTGACAAATGCCTTTGCAGTATATTTTCACATGGCAGGTttctttgcatttttgtttttataaaacctACAAGTTTGTATGAAACTAGGTCAAATTTGTGGATTTTGTTTTGTGTCTATAGGAAGCTCAGAACTCCCATGTGTATTGGGTAAGCAAAATTAGCTGAATTTTTGCTTCTGTAAAATAAATACTGCCCTTCAAAGCTAAAATGCTGTAACTTCACGTTTTGTCAAAATTAAGTTAGAAtgcaatggcttgaggctgtctacactggacatgtCGACACTAACTTTCTTAac
The sequence above is a segment of the Xyrauchen texanus isolate HMW12.3.18 chromosome 38, RBS_HiC_50CHRs, whole genome shotgun sequence genome. Coding sequences within it:
- the LOC127632218 gene encoding polymerase delta-interacting protein 2-like isoform X1 translates to MAACVIRRCLWSTASKYNSKYKKCSHRILSAIDFSSGLDAKRPQSLCSSCGLSSFPQTRFMSSRNRPEGKILEPVGVFEALKQHGKYETGQLFLHSVFGYRGIVLFPWHARLYDRDVSPAAPESKPDSVGHGSKEVKGKMHTYYQVLIDTRDCPHISQRSQTEAVTFLANHDDSRALYAIPGLDYVSHEDILPYNSTEQVPIQHELFERFLVFNPSKNPLFTARDTLRAWQEKNHPWLELSDVHRETTENTRVTVIPFYMGMREAQNSHVYWWRYCIRLENLGNEVVQLRERHWRIFSLSGTLETVRGRGVVGKEPVLSREQPAFQYSSHVSLQAPSGHMWGTFCFERTDGSHFDVRIPPFSLESNKYDKAPPTGYPL
- the LOC127632218 gene encoding polymerase delta-interacting protein 2-like isoform X2, with the translated sequence MAACVIRRCLWSTASKYNSKYKKCSHRILSAIDFSSGLDAKRPQSLCSSCGLSSFPQTRFMSSRPEGKILEPVGVFEALKQHGKYETGQLFLHSVFGYRGIVLFPWHARLYDRDVSPAAPESKPDSVGHGSKEVKGKMHTYYQVLIDTRDCPHISQRSQTEAVTFLANHDDSRALYAIPGLDYVSHEDILPYNSTEQVPIQHELFERFLVFNPSKNPLFTARDTLRAWQEKNHPWLELSDVHRETTENTRVTVIPFYMGMREAQNSHVYWWRYCIRLENLGNEVVQLRERHWRIFSLSGTLETVRGRGVVGKEPVLSREQPAFQYSSHVSLQAPSGHMWGTFCFERTDGSHFDVRIPPFSLESNKYDKAPPTGYPL